Proteins co-encoded in one Zootoca vivipara chromosome 3, rZooViv1.1, whole genome shotgun sequence genomic window:
- the MRPL33 gene encoding large ribosomal subunit protein bL33m: MFLTVANLAKSKSKYILVRMLSEAGTGFAYNTIRSRLAEKLVRLRYDPIVKQRVLFKELKKVRSL, encoded by the exons ATGTTTCTGACCGTGGCCAATT TGGCCAAGAGCAAATCAAA GTATATCCTTGTGAGGATGTTGAGTGAAGCAGGAACAGGTTTTGCTTACAACACGATAAGAAGCCGACTTGCAGAAAAGTTAGTTAGATTGAGATACGATCCTATAG TTAAACAGCGTGTCCTCTTCAAAGAGCTGAAAAAGGTCCGTTCCCTGTAG